TATTTGTACATGGTACAAAAACAATTTAACGCAAGCTTTTTCAATATTCTAAATGAATCTTACCGGTTCATTAACTATACATGAAACACCAAGTTCTTCAAACCTAGAGCAGTAATGAACTATTTCAATGATCAACTCATCAATAGCCTAAACAAAAAACTAAATGTGGAATGAATGAAATGCATGTGAATAATGCTTATCTAGATAGAAACACAGAATGCTTTGTAATGATATATGTCTTCACTTATTTCACACATGTAGCCACATTCAAAGTAATATGTTCACTGAGAAAAGGCTCACTGAAATACCTCCAGTATTGCATGGAAAGGTCACTAATTCCATGCATATGGAGGGTTCAAGatcagaaactaaaaaaaaaaagtgaccatACACTTCCTGAGGTGTGAAATCTCCACTTGttgaaatacactcaaacctcaatttAATTAACAGAGATATAAAGAATGAttagttataatgaagtaaatgaataaTACTCTTGTCACAAATACAGTGTAGCAGATAAACATAACGAATTTTCAGATGTAACGAAGTTATTTTGGGAGCAGATGCGACTTTGTTACAATGAGATTTGAGTGAATACACTTGTTTGTTGAATTTGAATACTTCAAAGCTTTCAATAATTTGAATTCGTATCAAAGCAAGTTCGAACACTGGGATATTGGTACGAATATCAAAGtattcgaagcatttgaatatACACACAAGCCTACTAACAAGCACCGCAAAAGGACGAAGTTTCGACTGTGTAGGCCACATGACAGCAGAACAACATGTACAATCGGCCAAATCTTTAGCTATCGTGCATGAGTGGCAGTTTTTTCTGTGTATCTTTGCCATACGACTACATTAGGTTTCAAAAAAAGGTGAGGACAAGTACGCCCACAGAGCACTTGTTAAAGTTTTGGCCGACTGTACATTCCTACACACAAAATATTTACAGTTCAGACCGGTATACAGCCAATGCTTACTGATGTCAATCCATGCAGATGACTTCCTTGTAGGATAGCCAACGGTCAAAAGGTACAAAGCATGAGCAGAGTTGCTTTCATCACGTGTAAGAGCGTGGTCATGAGTTCGCCTTGTCTCTCAAACTTTCACACTGTGGGGTCTCGCAATGGAACACCATGCTTTTGGAACACGGACACAATAGACGGGGTCGAAACAAACCAAACACCACACATTTATATAACTACTTTAAAAGAGCGATATCGCCAGCCAAAGTAATATACACAAATTGTGATCCACACGCTAAAGCAATCTTACACAATAATACACcacactcaacaacataacaaatacaGAACACTTGACTCACCACGAGGGCCCACGCCAGATGACTCGCGGTGCCGTGCACCGCGGACCCACCACAAGAGGCAATCGTTCACGCCAAAGAGAACCGCTCATCTCTCATGCGCCGCCCTCTCAGGCTTGCTGCTAGGCGTCACTGCCGGCGCCACCGCACTAACCATGACGATGGTAGTAAGAAACGCTCACAAGCACAATGCCACCTACCGCTCGTAGTTGTGAATTCAAAATGCGGCCTATGCGCGAAACACGTGCACCAcgaggcgcaaacaactttacagaagGTGCTAGCACCCTCGCAGCACACGAGTGAAGTTTATGCCATTTATGGCAGAGTTCATCAGAGTTCATCGCATTAATAAAAATGGCATGACAATTTCTTATAAAACATGCACAGGTTTATCTTGAAACATATTTTAAGGAACTAAAACACTAAAATTTAGCATCTCCAGTAGCAGCGAAAACTTCGTCAGCTATTGCACAAAAATGTTGAAGAGTAGACAAATCGTTTGACAGTGGCCACACTCGTTTGAAAGCAACCAAAAAAGTTTCAGCACTACAGTGTAAGTATATAAAATTCACTTGCGTGATACCATTTTGTCAACAAATGGCAATTACGTCGCTGTGGTGACTGGGACTAAAAATGAAGCTTGTTATCCTGATTGCAGAATGCTTCTTTTCAAGAAGCCCGTAATATCTTAATACATGGCAAGCTCAATGCACAGTTTTAAACCCTGCGAAACCATGTTGTGACAACAAATTAGAAGGCGAATACACGTCTGTGCGGACGTACACTCTGCACAACAAAGCTCAACCCCAGTCCCGCAATCGGATGCGGTTACTGCTGTGAGGGTGTCGTTCTACCAAGTTAGCATTGAGGAGCACTTGCACGTGTGGTGGCCAAAACTCCACGCCCAGTTCGATGTATCGCTCCTCCGGTCCATTGGCACTGGCCTCCAGTAGCCTGTCGAAAATCTCACTGAGTGTGAGATAGCTGCATGCACTCGAACGCGCAAGATGCTGTGGCAGAGGGTACAAAAGCTCGAGGTACTGCCCAATCTGTCTTTGCCGCGTGTTGGTCAGCCTGGACATTGTGACAGTAAGGGGGACAACAGTCAATCACAACATTCAACTCATCTGCCACCTTTATGCAAGATTTCGGGTTCCCTACAGGCAAACTACAAAGAACACAGTAAATTAGCTCTGAAACAAACTGAGCTACCTGCCGTAATTGTCTATTGGTTATGGTGTTCGGCCGAAtcgcgggaccaaatcccggccgtggcggctgcatttcaatggaggcgaaatgctagagccGATGTGTTTaggtttaggtgcatgttaaaaaaccccaggtggaagaaatttccggagccctccactatcgcatctctcataatcatatgactgttttgggatgtaaaaccccaagagtcactattattattattgtagcgTCACAGTCAACGCAACAAAAGAAGAAGAGGGCCGCGTGGCTTGTGATGCGCGAGTCGCGTGGGGATTGGAACGTTCTGGCTCTTGGCCCCGCTGGACACATCAGCCGCAACCGCTTTGGTTTTCTCTCTTCGTCTGCGTACCAATAAAAGCTGCGACCCTGGCACGGCCTCATTACCGCCGTCTCATCTCTCGTTTTTCTACAAATGGTGAACTCGGATGCAAGAACCAGTGACCACCGCTACACTGCTGCTACCAAGTTCCATGGCCATGTACCAGCTAGCTGACAGTTGGAGGTCGCAATTCGACCCGCCATTACCACCGTTCCGCGCTGCCTGCATCGAAAGATGGTTCGTGGAATTCGAGGCGGCTCAGGAGCTCAACAGAATCTGGATTCAGAAATTTCTGTTTGAGGACAGTTTGGCTACTTCAGCTGGCGTACTCTTGCAGAGGTCGGCCACGCTGGTTACGCGGGGCCAGGCAACTCAAGGCGCTGTCCTCAGCGCACTGGATGACATTGCCTGCATGAGAAGTGGCACTTCCGATACTCAAGTGGTCATCCAGACGCTGGAAACGCGCCTGACAGTGGGGTTTTGCAATGTCTCCAACTGCCGTCTTCTCATGGCCTAGCCGGTACCGCTATACCCCCAGCTCTTCGTTCACAGTGAGACTCTAAGCCTCGACTACCCGAGGATTCCACTAGCCCGTTCAGCTGACCACGGACTATCTCTGGACCTTTCATCGGACATTATACAGATTGCCGCACACGTATATAGTATTTGTTCCTTTAGCTTCTCTTGCGTATCTACATTCTCTTTTATATTGCGAAATACGCTAGGAGGGGGCCCTATGTAGCGCCGCAGTAGACCcgacaaaaaaagaagagagcgGCGTGGCTCTTGATACGCAAGTCACGTGAGGATCGGAACGCTCTGGCTCTTGGCCTCGCTGGACGCATCAGCTGAAACCGCTTTGGTTTCCTCTCTTTGCCCGCGTACCAATAAAAGCTGCGACCATGGCACGGcctcatcgccgccgtctcgtCTCTTGTTCCTCTTACATTATTAACAAACACAGCTACACTTTTCACATTTGTTCTCTTTTTCCAAACAATGTTGTGTGATGCAGGGCCATCTTTGCAAAAGTTCCTTTGCATGTAACCTTCTATGTCCACAACGAGACTGGTAAACACAGATGGCAAACATGTTCTACATGAAATTCACAAACAGGTTGCTGAGCAGCTTTAAAGGTGGCTAGCTTGTTTACTAAGTTTGCACAAATGAAAGAAAGTCATGCTAAGTTTGCCCCAGGCAGCATGTCAGCCAATCAACAAGTGAAAATATTTGACATGGTGCTCAGAAGCTCAAATGTGTGTTCCTCCTCCAAATAAAAGCTACATGACTCATATTTTCCTCATTACTTCGACCTAAGTCTATGAAATACAATGATAATAATGTTTGCGTTTCACCTCcagaaaccacaatatgattatgaaagacgccgtaataaagggctccagaaatttcgaccacgtaggATACTAACGTGCTCTGACACCacttagcacacgggcctctaccgtTTTGCCTcgcatcgaaatgtgaccgccacggccCAGATCGAATCCGCAACATTCGGGTCAGCAGGCAACcaccctagccactgttccatCGAGGCGGAAAGGGCAGTAAAATATAAGGTTGTATACATGAGAGATATCACAAACCTGCAAATACCACATTATAACCAGACCATTATAGGTTATCTGCAATAGAAATGAGTTCAAGCATATAATCAAATGCGCATTGGGAGTCACTTTCATGTTACTAACAGTGGATAAATACAAGAAGCGCTTTCCCAAAACTGGCATTAAGGGGATAACTCGCTTCATCAAAAGACTATGTCAAAACCTATTGAGGCTTTCCTAGTTCAGGGATTCAGTGGTCTTCTTTGAATGCAAAGTGGAAAACTATCCTTCTTTTTTAACCATTCAGTCTGTCCCTACAGGGAAGCAGACATGCCAAGTGAAAATGGAAAGTTTATACTTATGCTGATGTGTTGTTGTCCTATTTACGTCTGGAAAGAGAGTATGACTATCAGAAACCAGCAAAGACATGTCTATAATGGACTACAAAAGGCAATGCAACACAGAGCTATTAGTTGACTAGCTTCGATCCATCTATCGtttttgtcatcatcatcatcagcctgactacgcccactgcagggcaaaggcctctcccgtgatcCACCATTCAACCCGGTCGTGTGCTTTCCGTCGCCATGCTATACCTGCGaattttttaatctcatcggcccacctaactttccgtTTCCCCTtcatgtgtttgccttctctggaaattcagtcagttacccttaatgaccagcggtcattATCCCTGCATGCTATGTGCCctgcctatgtccatttcttcttcttgtccatttcttcttgatttcaactatgatatccttaacccccgtctgttccctgacccactctgctctcttcttgtctcttaaggttacacctaccattttcctttccatcgctcgcagTGTCGTCCATGAATCGTTCTTGTAACGGGCAGCAACATTTCATACCGCATACACAACGTAAGTAATACTGTAATTTGGTAGGGTTCGGGCACCATACGATTCCTACAATATTTACTAGAGGCTCTGGTGCTGCAATTGTTCAGTCACCACATGAAATTATGAGCAGCACACGAATTTGCCAAAGTTTCGTGTTTGCAACTTGAAATGCAATTGTGACTTTGTTCATTGTTGTGTTTTGGCCTTTGTTTTGGATAAAAGAACGTACAGCAACTTTATGGGCCTAGTTGAATTGGTAAGCCTACACGGGTCATGGTTGTGAAGTGGAACTGCTGAACTTTGTCTTGCGACAAAGCGGCTGCAGACCGAAAGAACGAGGCTAGGAGAAATTCGTGTATTAGCGATAATTTtcatgctggctgaagcgccatgcgttgcagctaccGTAGAAACTAGCGCAATATTTTCCTCTAACGTATTATAACGAAACTCTATGTGGACCGGAACAACCAATATGACCAGAACGAAACCATGCATGATCACGGCATGTTTTGTCCCTTTCCCGCTAGGCGAAGGGCGCATGCGCCGTGACatcgtgaaaaagaaaaaggcgGATTCAACAAGAGGGGGGCTTACTTTTTCAAGGCATCGTAGTCGTTCGGCACTGGCGGCACCTCGTCCTTCGCGGCGGCGATAGCGTTGTTGCGGTCCTCCAAGACGGCGATCTCCGCCTCGGCCGCTTTCAGCTGGTCGGTGTAGTGAGCCAGCACGCGTTCCAGTCCTTCCCGTTCGTTTGTCAGAGTCTGCAAGAGCACGTCTCTCAGCGCCTGTTTCGGGATGGCGGTGGGAACCCTTCCAGCGGTCAGTTCGCGGTGCGCTTTCATAAAGCATCGGTCGTAATCGGCGTCCAGCGGTGCCGCCGTGGGAGCTTGTTGCAGTTCCCGCAGCTCGTCCTCCAGGGCGACTACTCTCGCCTCAAGAACGGAGTCTGCTTCGCTACTTTCCTCGGACATTGCGGCGTCGGAAGCCATTTAAGGCTGCCGCCACAGAAGCAACGAACTCCGCCACAACAcaacaccacagaacacctacgcaACACCAAAAACACAACCAAGTCGCCGACTAACAATACGCCTCAAATACAAACAAGACAAAAACTTGATGGTTTTGGCCATTGAGTTTACCACCGCAACTCAAACTAGTTCACTCTTTAATATCTtcactatataaaaaaaaaactctggtaTTGTCATCTGACAGTTATTATATTTATATTTTTATCAGGTCATCGGCACCCAGCTGAACAATAATGTTTTCTTAAATTTATTAAACTTAATCAAAAAACTTCGTCAATTATAGCGTATGTTTAAATATTACAAATGCTCTATGCAGTAAAAATTTTAGGTTTGATAAATTCTGACAAATTATAAAGATAACAAGTATAAAGTTGCTAATCTTAGAGGATACGCTTTTGCGCTCCGCAGGCGCAGCCAAAAACACGTCACGGCCGGCATGTTTCAGCACGTTTCTTGTTTGTGCGTTTTTCCGCGTTGCCATGACAACAGCGGGTTATTTGGTTTGGAAACCGCTGGCCTGTCGTGGAACTCGGGTGGAAGTAGGGCAGGGCCAGTCAATCGGAGAATGCAGCTGCTGAAATACGTGGAAGTTTGACGCAGTTCTATCTGTTCTCGCGAAGAAGCGTTGCACGCGCATCCAGCGCGCAGCAACGCTGAACTTCTGAGGCGAAACACCTGCTACTCCCCGCGGAAACAGACAAGTCATCGCGGTAAGTTCACCTCGATGCGGCCTTGAATGTAAACAAATATCGATTAAAGCGCGTAAACGAAGAATACGCCGTTCCCATGCCCGTAATGTAGTGACATTAAGCTTTGGCGGCCTGCTGCTGCGAAATCAACCCTTTGATACGGCTAGACCTGTTGCGCTGTTTGGTGCAATTCGCACCCGTTGCTGATCTACTGGTAGTATTTCCGATCAACTTACTTTGATACGTTTACGACGATCAATCGCGAACAATGTGAGGTGCTTAGCGTCTACCGTAGGTGATTGCGAAAAGTATTTAAACTCGGGATGTGCGCTTGGGTGCAGTAGAGCGTACTTCCTACGCGCTCAGACGACGTAGAGCGCGGTCAAGTGTGCGTGAGTCAAATCAGTGTTGTTGGTTTTGAAGCAGAGGGTGGCAATGTGGGCGTGTAAATGTGCTTAAGTATGCATGACCTGACTGTGACCTCTCTCCGCTGATAGCAGACTTGGTTTCGGTTGTGCGTGTAGCGGCAGAGCAAAGCTCGGCTCCGGAGGCCATACCGTTCGCTGTTAGCGCTGCCCGGTCTGAAAGGTCATCAACGTACCACCGCTTAATTCTCATTGTTCTTCAAAGAAAATGGATTCTGGTCATGCATAGGTGAGATATTAATTCACCTTTTGCGCGCATGAAAAGGTTCTACTGAAAAGGTCTCAAACATTgaagtttttactttttttgtggCGTACAGTGAGCTGCTTaattaatcttttaaagggtatacTGTGTCTGTAGACAGAAATTGCTAATCCAAACAATTCAACGGAATTTGCAGGAATGCATTGATCGTTTCATCAAAAGGGCAAAGGAGAGCTATTGATCAGTATTTTTTGTACCACTAGTTGGGTCGAGAATCAAGTCACTTACCGTATTCTCCAACACATTACAGCCAACGAACACATAAACTATCCACGTCAAAATTACCTTGGGTCAGATGAACAAGTGGAAATCATTGTTAATTAGCACACTTATGTGTACCAGGAGCAATGCTGTTTGCAATGATAAATTATAACATAATAAATAGACATATACTTTATACAGATGCTGTATAGAAAATGAAGGTGTACTTTTTTATCAGTGTAGAGAATGTGCTCATGTTCTACAC
The sequence above is drawn from the Rhipicephalus microplus isolate Deutch F79 chromosome 3, USDA_Rmic, whole genome shotgun sequence genome and encodes:
- the LOC119171885 gene encoding centromere protein K-like, which encodes MASDAAMSEESSEADSVLEARVVALEDELRELQQAPTAAPLDADYDRCFMKAHRELTAGRVPTAIPKQALRDVLLQTLTNEREGLERVLAHYTDQLKAAEAEIAVLEDRNNAIAAAKDEVPPVPNDYDALKKLTNTRQRQIGQYLELLYPLPQHLARSSACSYLTLSEIFDRLLEASANGPEERYIELGVEFWPPHVQVLLNANLVERHPHSSNRIRLRDWG